In the Ictidomys tridecemlineatus isolate mIctTri1 chromosome 10, mIctTri1.hap1, whole genome shotgun sequence genome, GAGGGAAAAGTCAAGGGGCCATCTTGATAGTGGGGACATACTAGCATGTCACCAGAGTTCACTCCTTCCACCCGGAGAAGACTGGAAACTCCCTGGTGAGGGGGTTTCCACTCAAGGACAGTTTGGTCTTGCCTCTGGAAAGGGCTGAGAACAGGGAGAGTTCAGAAGGCCTCTCCTATCTCCCAAACTTGCCCTCCCCCATGGTTGTCTGGGTTTTTCACATTCCCGAAGCGCTGATGTGGCACTAAATATTCCCGCAGTCCGGGCCTTCTCCCCCGGGGGCCCAGCGTCATTGTGAGCTGAGCCTGCTTTCTGGAATGTTTTTGGTATGAAGTATCCTGGCAGGTGAGGGAAAGGGCCTTGCAGAGGGGACCCAGGCCCCCAAATCTAGGCCTCTTTGGAGTGGATATCAGAGAGATACTCCTTTCCCACCCAGATTCTCCCTAGCCAGCAGGCTTCTCCCACAGGTACCCGACTCATCCCACCTACCCTGCAGCCCTGCCCTGGCTTCCGAGAGGTTAAGCAAACAGACCAAGATCTTGGGACCAAACACCTTTGCCTGGCCTTTCTGTCCCCCAGACTCCCAATCTCCCCCAGGACCTGCTGAGACAGTGCTGATGGAAAGGATTTTTCAGGGCTGTGTCTTCTCCATCCCCTTCATCCCAAAACATGGTTTACCACCAGGTATAGGCCCTCCCTGCTCAgtgacttcttcttttcttcctgccctCCCTCTTTAGCTTCTCCCTGTTCCCACCGCCCCCCCCCTCCTTTCCTAGCTCCTTCTCTGGGCTTGTGGAGACCAGGGGAGGGCGTTTCCAGTAGAGGGAATTGCTACTTTCCTTATTCCTGGCAAAGAGCTTGGCATgtaatagatgctcaataaatatttttccattcacTACTTTCACTCAGTTCTCCAAATCCAGTCCTGTTCTGATGAGCCTCTCTACCCACAGACTTGGCATCTCACAGATCTGAGCTTGAGATCTGGTTTTCCCACTTGCTAGCTAGGCGGGTTATTGAATGCTTTTAAGTCTCCGTTTCTTCCGTAAACAGAGAATGATAAAAATTGTAGCACACCGAGAAGACTGCAACAAGGCTACATGTACATGAAATGAGGCCACACAGATAATATGCCTGATATGTAAGCATTTAATATACGGTAGCCCCTATTATCTCCCACGATGCAATTCTTCTTTCCCTCAACTGAACTCCACTTCAGCATAATCTGGACAGTTCCTCACCGAGTTTAACTTATTGTGCTACCTTGccctccagtctgcaacctcctCCAGGCTGAGGTCTTTAATTGTTGCACTAGCGAGGCAGCAGGCACCTGTCTTCCACAGAGCTTGGTGCACAGCACAGCTTGAGTGGAGTAAATAAATGCACACTGCTAACACCACCGCAGAACGCTATGCTTCTTCAGGGTAAAGATCCACCCCTGTATTTTTCCAGTGTTTACCCAGAGCCTAGCCCAGAGTTCCAGTACTCAGTAGGATGGACCTCTAGAGATTTCACAGCTAAATAGCCCAGCCGTCACCCAAGCAATTTCTTGTTTGTGTCTTGATCCCATCCATCCTTGCCTGCTCTCTCTTCCCCAGACTCAGTGATCTTCCCAGCCTTCCAGGTATAGAGAATGAAGCTCGGAGACTCTGCACCAGACAGCAGCTCCTGCCAGGGACAGGTGGGGGTGGACCGGGGAGCTGGAACTGGCCAGAACCGGGGATATTTGGGGGCTGTGAATACCCAAACAGGTCAGGGAAGGGGGCCAGCTTAGAGCCAGAGCCAGCCAGCAGCCAGCCTGCCCTTTGTCCTCATCCTCCCTTTCATCCCCAGTTCTTAGAGCCCGGGAGTTTCTCAATGGAGCAGGCGTGCAGGGAATGCTCTGCAGGGGGTAGGGGGGGCCGGCCTGTGGGGGGTGGACATTCCAGGCATTCTTTACTTCCTCCAGGAGTCTGGGGTGGGGGCGGAGGGAGGAGAAGCTGCTCTGCACTGAAGGAAAGGGGATTtctttggaagaagagaaaatagagtgTGTGGTGGTGTCTTGAAGCAGCAGGGGGCAGGGTGTCAAGCAGATGGGAGAGGGGCGGGAGGAGGCGgagagagggtgggggtggggctgggtaaTCTGCAGACCAGTTCTTCCTTTAGAACTGCAGGTGGGAAGAGCACTCTGGGAGTTCCAGCCCAGGGCTTTCCCACTTTGTTAATAGAGTGGGGCGAGAGCtgctggtgcagaagtactggaGATTTGGGAAGCTTAAAGCCTgggagttatttatttatttaatttaatttttttttttgtaccagagattgaactctggggcactggACCgcagagccacatccacagccctattttgtattttatttagagacaggctctcactgagttgcttagcgccttgcttttgctgaggctggctttgaactcttgatcctcctgccttagcctcctgagctgctgggattataggcatgtgtgtcaccacacccagctattctgtttattattatcattattttgtggtgctgaggatcttgTGTGCATGCCAAGGCAAGTACTGGgacactgagtcacacccccagccatttGGTTCTGTTTGGATCAAGCAGTTTCTCTATGTCCCACCCCTCGTTCGCAACCCAGGGAGTACTTGTATTAAGAGAAGGCTGGGAGATCTGTTCCTCACCCCCATGTCCCCAAATAGAACAACAGGGGCTGTTTTCCATTCATCATCTTGGTTTTAATGGAGTGTTTTTTTCTGGCCACAGAGGAGGGGAGACAGCACGGGGTGTGGAGTGAAGGGACTCATCTCCAGACAGTGCAAGCAACAGAACTTGTGGGTGTATCAAAGGACCCCCTCCCCTGATCTGTGGGGCATCATTGCAAACACACCTCTCAGTACCGGAAGTTTAGATGGCATgatggatttccccagaacatggCATTCACATTATTGTAAAAAGcaaaattcacttaaaaaaaaaatacaacagagttgagaacagaaaaataaataaggacattCTAGGTCCCGAAAGTCCAGAGAAACAGAGGCATCCATAACCTAGACTTCCAGAGCAGCTTGGAGGCAGAAGTTCCAGTCTGTGAGGTCTCAGGTGGGGTCCAGAGGAGTCTGGGCCCCTTGAGATGAAGTTGAGCAGTGGCCTGAGCCTTTTCAAGTCTTTTAAGATTCATAGCAGCGACTCTGGGAGGCTCAGGCCAGGTTTGGAGgatggaaaagggaagagaaCCTTTGAGGAACCATTTAGGAAACAGAGGCTGTGTTCCCTTACTCCTAGATAAATAAGGGAGGGTTACTCCAGATCACTCCCAGGATTCCCCGGGTACTTTAGAGGTACCACATTCTAGCCCCAGAGGTCGATGGGGATTCAAACTTGTGTGAAGATGGTCCATCCCCACCTTGACAGGTGAAAGGCACCACACCTCAACCTTCCTCATGGCAACGAAGAGGACAGAAGCTGTTGAAGGACTCTTTCCAGGTCTCTGCAGCCCCATCATGGGCACAAGATGCAGGTAACCCAGACTCCGACTCAGtccttccctctctgcttctctaCTCTTCCCCTGCTATTATTTTCCAGGGTCATGGGGTAGAAGACAGTGAACTCTTGATGCATTCCTGTGCCCACTTCTCCCCTCTAGCCCTCCCAaccacctcagtcttctgagctggGGTGCTggccctgggaggcagggagaagGCGCTCCCTGCTCAGGGTGCAGCCAGCTGTATCTTAGCGCCTGCCCGGGCTGGGGCAATGCACGCTGCCCCTCAGCTGAGCTTTGAGCAGACCCCCAGTGACTGTGGGTAGGTCTGTGTCACCTCCTGGCAGTCTGACAGGGAAAAGCAGCTATCGCCCAAGGAGTCCTGCCGCCAGCGCCTCAGGCAGCTGCCAGGCCCCTCTGAGCGAGACTGCTCAAGTCCCATGAGGTTGTCCACAGACACACATCCCCGCAGCGGGGGCTCGGGGAGTCGATCAGGCAGGTCTAGTTGGTCAAAAGACTCAGAGGACAGGATGCTGTCTTCACTCACAGCACCCAAGGGGCGGCTGGCCCGGGCTGGCGGCGGAGGGGCGGACAGTTCATCCAGAGAGCCAAAGGCAGTGGGGGGCTTCAGTTCCGAGGCCATGCGGGAGAACTTGCCGTTGAGTTTGAGGATGCCCTTGCGATGGAGGAGCAGCCCTGAGGCTTCAGAGGACTTCGGCTCCACGGGGTCCCCACTCATGAACACATCACCTGCATCCAAGAGCTCTCCAGACTCACTGGGCTCTGGGGAGGAGTAGTAGCCAGACTCGCGCTGCCGAGGCTTCTTGAGGATGCCCCTCCTGGGGAGCAGGGGCGCCACGTGCCCTGGGCCATCGGCCACTGAGCTGAACTCCTGAGGGTCCTCCCTGGCCCCCTCTGAGGCCGACGCCTTCTTCTTGAGAATGCCCTTGGGCAGCTTGAGGTTGCTCTTGCCAGGGCGAGGGGAAGTGTCATCGGCAGGGTCCCCCTGGAGAGACTGGGCCATGTCATTCTCCTTGCGGGACTTCTTGAGTGAATGCTGGCGCTCTAGGCTTGGTGTGGCGCTGCCGCCAGGCGCGTGCTGCTTGAAGAAGCTGCACACCTTGGCCCCATTCTCCAGGAAGGGGCGGGAGGATCGGCGGAGCCAGTCAGCCATGGAGGCCCGGGCGGAGTCGCTGCTTGTGTGCCCACCTTCACGCAGTGCCTCCTGCTCCCCCACTCGGGTGGCATAGCCCCAGTTGACCCACCAGTGACTGGCCACATCCTCCAGGGTAGCTCGGCGGAGAGGGTTCACCATTAACAGCCACCGGATCAGGCCGCAGGCATCTGGGGGACAAAAGACAGAGGTTTGGGTTTGGCAGCTGAGATAGCCACCCCACAGCCCCCCTCTGCTTGCCCCCATTGGTGCTCAGACATGGCTTATACCTAGGCCAGATCCGCACGTTCCCACCGAGGACCCCATACACACCCTAGGCCATGATGCTCCCTAGGCCAGCTTCCCCGGATGGGTTCTGCCTGTTGCCTCTCCCCTATGACCCCTCGCCAGCCCTTGTTTGTGTTAgtgtgtctttttcttctttccactgAAATTCAACTGTCTGAGCTTAAGGACTGTGCTCAAGGGTAAGCTAGGGCTCTCAGATACTTCTTCCTGCCTCAACACCCTATGCACAAGGACAGATTTCTGAAGATGAGGACAAAAGCAACAAGATATGAGACAACTGTAGCAAAGAGGATTGAAGTTGGACCTGAGGAAGGACTTCCCAAGTTATGATCAATCATTCAACAAGGAAGGAAAAACTATCCCTTCCTTCCTCAGAGGCCTTAGACACAGAGAGACAGTGCAGGTCACTGGAATCTACCATGGGTCATGATGGATGTTGGGCCTCTTTACATCAGTGCCGATGTTCAATCCCTGCCTCAGGACTGGGTGATGCACACCCGAGCCTGCGTTAGTACACCTATGGCTCTCACTCACCAGAGGGCTGAGGCGGCTCCCGATAGGCCCCGTTGCTGATCTGCTTCACCAGCGTCTTGTGATCCTGCCCATCAAAGGGCATGGTGCCATGCACCAGGATGTAGAGGAGGACACCCAGGGACCAGCTGTCCACCTGAAAGAGGGGGAAATCAGCAAGGATGTAGGCATGCCACTGGCCAGAGGACCATGAACATCACTCCCAGTACCAGAGAGGAAAAGGGTACATACTAGAGAACTTGGATGACCTGAGGATGACCTCTCTTGGACCTAGGGGGATAGGGAGGATGCTGAAGAAGGGGCTGAGGCTCATAGGGAGAGTGGTGTCAATCACCACTCTTGGGAGCAGTGGTCAGACCATCCCTTCTGGGTCAGGGTGGGGCACCAGGTCACTCCAGGGAGGCTGGATTGGGTGCCAGAAGGTAAAAAAGTAACAGAAACGAGGAAGGTGAGGGGGAACAGAACTAGAACACTAGCCCATCTATCCCACAGGATGGAAAGTCAGTGTAAATGACAGGAGGGTGGGCGGAGGAGGCGTCACTTACCTCTGGGCCCATGTAGGGCTTCCCGTTGACGATCTCAGGTGAGGCATAGAGGGGGCTCCCGCAGAATGTCTGCAGGAACTTGCCTTGGTGGTAGAGGTTGGACAGGCCAAAGTCAGCGATCTGCAGGGTGAGGTCAAACATTGGACATGGGTCATGCCAAGGCCTATGTTGCTCTGCAGCTCTCAGCTGGCCTCTGTCCAGGCCCTGAGGAAACCCGGGCCACAGCAGAAGGAAAGGGTCCCTTGATTCTTGCCTCACACTGGGCACAGTCAACACAGCTCAGGCCCTGAGCATCTGTGTCCATAAAGAGCACCTAGGCAGAGGTATGTGGGGCTCCAGGACACTCAGTGTTCCCCAGGTGGCTTTGCTTGGGCTGTGTTCCACGTCAGGGATGCCCTCTTCTGCCTGGGCATCCTCCTGATTCTGGACCCCTCTCCGGGGAAGGCTTCCGAGGCCTCGGATCCTCCCCTTGGAAGCTCCAGTTTCCAATGGCTCCCTATAAACCTTGTTCATCCGTTCTCCCACCAAGTCAGATGGAAGACCCCCATGCTGATCTCCTTATCTTTACCTGTGGCTCCTAGTACAAGTGAGACCCTCATGATGCTCAGTGAGCACTTACTGACTATAAGGAGGGTCAGCCAGATGGAGAGGGAGGCCTAGCTTCTTACGCCATTGAAGAGCCCTCCCAGGCAAGCAAGGCCCCTTACCAATTGATCACGGAAGACCTGAGTTGCCCTTCCCATCAAGGGCTGGCCTCTCTGCCCATACCTGGGCAGGAATCTGAGGTCAGCTCAAGATAACTAGAGGTCAATGGTAAGAGTAGAGCAAAGATCAGAGCTGTGGTATTATTCCAGGAGAAAGAATCTTCTTGTAGGACTTCCTAAGCCAACCAACCTGGAGGCTGGAGAGGACCCAAACTCTTCCTCTCACTCTCTAGAGACCCTCTCCCAGATAACATCAACTAGGGGCAGAGGTCAATGCCCTGCTGTTCCTAACTCTTCACCCCATCAGAGGGTCATGTGTGCCCAGGGTGGAGAGGGCCTGTTTATGAAACCCTGGCTCCTTTGTTTATGGTTTTATTGGCCTCTTATCAAACAGTTACCAGGTGAAGCCCATAACGAGGCATATTATTGGTACAGATAGGAAAGTACGTGTCTGTCCAGATTATGTGAACTTACTGCCTCTGGCTTCCCTCCCTCTGGTCAGCATCAAAGAAAGCCCCACCTTCACCAGGAATTGGCTGGTTAAGGGGAATGGACTCAGCACCAGGGCACTTCAGGGCACAGGTCAAGAACTCCTGGAGGAGACTAAGCCCTGGATCAGGAAGTACTGCAGAGGTCACTCTTGCTGGAACCTACTGGGCTGGtctccctgcctcagtctcccctttCCAGTCCTGAGGTCTGAGTTTATCCTATCAATATGAACTTCTCCTGACTCATCTAAATTTAACTACTTACTTTGGCATAGAGATCTAGCAGCTGCTGGAAACAGGAAGTTGGCGCTGAGGTGCTTGGTTGACGGGGAAAGGTGCCAAAGAACTAGCTAATTGCAGGTTGAAGTGTGTGGAAACAAGAAGTGAGGCTCACCTTGATATTTCCATTGGCATCTAACAGAATATTCTCCAGCTTGAGATCCCGGTGGACGATCCCATTCTGAAGGAGGAAGGAGCTGAGTTAGGGCAAGGTCACCAAAGAAGGGAAAGGGGCAGGGGCCTAATTGGGAATGCACAGTAAACACAAAGGAAGCCAAGCATGGGGTAGGCGGGGTGCTCCTTTTGATTGCCATATGGTACAAGATATCACAGACCCTTCCCTCCATCCCTGACCAAAAGAACTCAAAGCCAGACACCAACATTCCCTCATCTGAGAGTCCAGAGTCCCTGCTGTTAAACCCATGTGATCCTGGACATGGCATGGAAATCTCTCTGGTCTGTCCAGATCCAGAGCCCCAGGGACCTCCCCTTTGGGGCATGGTCAAGGCAGCAGGTGGCGCTCACCTGGTGGCAGTAGTGCACGGCAGACACAATCTGCCGGAAGAAATGCCGGGCATCCCGCTCACTCAGCCGCTGCCGCTCACTAATGTAGTCATACAGGTCACCTCGGCTGGCGTATTCCATGACAATCACGATCTTGCTGCTGTTCTCAAATACTGGGCAGAGCAAGGTGGAGATGTCAGGCCCTCCCAGAGTGCACTGCGTCCCACCAGGGGCCAAAATCCCTCCCTGGCCCTGAACCAGATGGGGCCTTCTTTTAGGGTATCTGCTGATGGGGGCCCAGGGCTGCAGGGAAAGGCAGGGAAAGGCCTTTGAAGCACTCAGCGTCTTCCTGGTACAGCAAGTGAAGAAGCCTAAGTTCAGGCTTTTGAGGATTCTGAAAAGCCCCCCCAGGAAGGCAGAGCCCTTGCTGGATGAGAATGAAAGGCCAAGTTTATTGGCTCCAAATCTGATATTTTCTACCTTGTGACTTTGGTCAAAGCTCTTCTGGATACTTCAATAAGAATGCAGTTGGATGGGTGATCTTAGACAAGTCAACCAACCATtgttcctcagtttcctcatatgaaAAGTGGGATAATAATGGCGATCTCACAGGACCAAGAAACATAAATATCACTGACTCTCCAAGTCTGACTGACCCAGCTGGCAGAGAGTCCAACACCAAAGCATGTACTACAGAAATAATAAAGCATGTACTACTCTTATTGTATTTATACTCAGCGTCCTCATGcataattttgttgttttgttttgtttttaggttgttgttttgttttatttgtttaatgtggtgctggggatcgaacccagggcctcatgcctacaggcactctattgctgagctacaaccccagccctcctcatgcctaattttaatttttaaattttatttaattttatttttgcagtgatggggattgaaaccaggaccctgtgcatgcagggtaagtgctctaccacagagttatATCACCAGCCCCTCAtgcataaatttgaaaaataatgccaATAACAATGCCACGTTGAGGATCAGAAGAGGGATGAAAGTATATGAAACTATACAATATGGTGGAGAATGAAGACATTCATCCCTCCTACCACCTTTGACTTCTCATCCAGAATATTCAGGCCAGGCTTTCATGCATAATGCCTCATACAGAGAAGCAATCAATAAATATGTGGTAATTAATTGACTGGCTGGCCTCCTGGCAGTCAGC is a window encoding:
- the Nuak2 gene encoding NUAK family SNF1-like kinase 2 isoform X2; this translates as MESLAFPRRPGPAASATATLTAELARPLADGLIKSPKPLMKKQAVKRHHHKHNLRHRYEFLETLGKGTYGKVKKARESSGRLVAIKSIRKDKIKDEQDLMHIRREIEIMSSLNHPHIIAIHEVFENSSKIVIVMEYASRGDLYDYISERQRLSERDARHFFRQIVSAVHYCHQNGIVHRDLKLENILLDANGNIKIADFGLSNLYHQGKFLQTFCGSPLYASPEIVNGKPYMGPEVDSWSLGVLLYILVHGTMPFDGQDHKTLVKQISNGAYREPPQPSDACGLIRWLLMVNPLRRATLEDVASHWWVNWGYATRVGEQEALREGGHTSSDSARASMADWLRRSSRPFLENGAKVCSFFKQHAPGGSATPSLERQHSLKKSRKENDMAQSLQGDPADDTSPRPGKSNLKLPKGILKKKASASEGAREDPQEFSSVADGPGHVAPLLPRRGILKKPRQRESGYYSSPEPSESGELLDAGDVFMSGDPVEPKSSEASGLLLHRKGILKLNGKFSRMASELKPPTAFGSLDELSAPPPPARASRPLGAVSEDSILSSESFDQLDLPDRLPEPPLRGCVSVDNLMGLEQSRSEGPGSCLRRWRQDSLGDSCFSLSDCQEVTQTYPQSLGVCSKLS
- the Nuak2 gene encoding NUAK family SNF1-like kinase 2 isoform X1, which encodes MESLAFPRRPGPAASATATLTAELARPLADGLIKSPKPLMKKQAVKRHHHKHNLRHRYEFLETLGKGTYGKVKKARESSGRLPECLLQHQLQKRTLPGQLPKVAIKSIRKDKIKDEQDLMHIRREIEIMSSLNHPHIIAIHEVFENSSKIVIVMEYASRGDLYDYISERQRLSERDARHFFRQIVSAVHYCHQNGIVHRDLKLENILLDANGNIKIADFGLSNLYHQGKFLQTFCGSPLYASPEIVNGKPYMGPEVDSWSLGVLLYILVHGTMPFDGQDHKTLVKQISNGAYREPPQPSDACGLIRWLLMVNPLRRATLEDVASHWWVNWGYATRVGEQEALREGGHTSSDSARASMADWLRRSSRPFLENGAKVCSFFKQHAPGGSATPSLERQHSLKKSRKENDMAQSLQGDPADDTSPRPGKSNLKLPKGILKKKASASEGAREDPQEFSSVADGPGHVAPLLPRRGILKKPRQRESGYYSSPEPSESGELLDAGDVFMSGDPVEPKSSEASGLLLHRKGILKLNGKFSRMASELKPPTAFGSLDELSAPPPPARASRPLGAVSEDSILSSESFDQLDLPDRLPEPPLRGCVSVDNLMGLEQSRSEGPGSCLRRWRQDSLGDSCFSLSDCQEVTQTYPQSLGVCSKLS